From the Scomber japonicus isolate fScoJap1 chromosome 8, fScoJap1.pri, whole genome shotgun sequence genome, the window TGTTACCTCTCTAGTTCTTTGAGCTGACCAGAAAAACAAGCGTAAATAACTCAGATACATTCTGGCTGATGTAATATATGCTTTCTCAAACCACCTTGAGAAGTGGTTTTAGAAGTATTGTCAAAAAGCACATCTGTAATGCTAGGAAAAGTAATATTTGCaggaaattatttaaatttccacctgtttaaagtttgaACTGTTATTTGTAAAGGGGATGTGTGAAAACTGCAATCACAGATGTTGACAGGtatttaataatgtattattCTGTCCTCATACCATACACCATGCTCATCAAACAGTCCTTGGTGAAACTAACCTCTCGCTGGAACCTCTCAAGTGTGAGCTTCCTCTGCATCTGGTCCTGGACCCAGGCACTGGCACAGTACTCCCCCTCCAACAAAGAAGACCAGCAGTTCCCCGCTTCTCTGTTTGTCTTCATCAGGACAATCTGGATGAGACTCTTGTCCTCTAAGGAGAGAAACATGTCAGGAGTGAGATATGGGTAGCTTTGGTAATATCATACTGTTGCAGATGCAGATGCAACCTACCCAGTGTCCACGTAGCCTCGTCAGACACGGTTGTTTCAAAGAGCTTTCCCTGACAGAATTTAAAAAGAGATGATGAAACTGAAAGTTCGTTCACACAAACAGTCAAAACCATGAATAGTTTTACAAAGCTTACATGGGACTCTTGCAAGATGTTCAGGAATCAATATCACCTTTAAACACCAGTACTTTTTGTCTTTCAACCAAAGGtcaaggaaaataaaattaagTGAAAAAGAAATAGCCTTTACAAATTCAACTGCTGAATCTGAGAATATATGTTAAGTGGGCACAGATTATTGGATGATGGGCACTGATTTTACAACCTGCCCTCTGTGTCATAGTGTATCAAGTTAACAGTGTAATTGTTAGTGTGATAGAGAGTATGTAATGGTAttgtatgtaaatgaatgtttttagtGTCTAGAGATTGTTATGCGTGTATCTGCCCAGAGACTGCAGTTGAAATTAGATGAAAATTAACTAATAACTAAATCTAGCATAATCATCTCTTCTCATTTTGAGATTAATGTCTTTTGTCCAAGGTATTTCTTCAAAGAAGACTATAAAAGCACACATTATATTCAACTCCCTACTCAGAGCAAATAGATCAAGAAaatgtaagaagaaaaaaatccacctAAGTTGATCTCACACCTTCTTTATTTGCACGTTTCCTACGAGTAATAATGAGCTTTGTTGAGAGAAGGGAAAGGTCCACAGGATCATCTCAGCAGCCTACCTTGATTATTTCTTTGCCTTTGACGAGCAGTTCTATGTCTCTAGACCCCAAATGACACTTGACCTCTTTAGCAGATGTTCCATGAGGCACGTTGACTTCGATGAAGACCTCCTCCATGGTTTGGTACCAGGACCCCCACGGTGTTTGACTAGGTACAACACCGCTCCTCTCGTCAAAGTGCACCGACATGCTGCGGCTTCACACCGGCTGACAGGTCGGCTAACTACAGCTAACTAACTTCACCTCTGCGTACAGAGAGGCTGTACTAATAGTTTAACACGCAGTTAATATTCACCACTGTTAATTTGTCTACTGTTTTATTACACTATTATTAAGAATGTCACAATTTGAGTTTGTTAAGTACTTATTGGTTATGATTTCTCTCACCGTGCTGTTGATGCCTTTCgaaacttcttcttctcttcattcgTTCATTTCCGGTAATATGCAACATTTTTCTTCCTGCGCCATCTGGTGTCTCATTAAACGAACTACAATAAGAAAAACTCAATTGCCATGAGACACATAACAGACTTTTCTCACTGACTTTGTATCATTACTGTAATTTGTTGTGTTACTTTGATTTCAGTTttagttgtgttgtgttgtgttttaattagaTACCTTTGACTGAAATAGAAACCTACATAATACACCGTTTGTCTAAAAATGGAGTGGATTTGCTAATCTGTTAATTAGATTACTGCTCCTGCCTTGGTGCTCTTGTGTCTTCATGCATACCTACCATTCACTTTAACGACAGCAAGAAGACCTTTGCACCATTTGTTTTTACCTCCTCTCACATGCTGTTTTATGAAGTGTGAGCTGATCAGAGAGTTGACTTGAAATTTGGTGATAGTTGCTGCCAAAGATGGGCATCCTGCCGCTGTGtccattatttacatttatctgtTGGATAAGGTAAGTCTTCTCTTCTGCTCAAACACAGGTCATAGGACAATTAGCTGAAGAGTTAAACATGTTTCTCTCTTGCAGTTTAGGCAATGTGTATGGAAATGAGAAGGTTTTCTCAGACAATATCACTCGCATTTTGGACCGGCTTTTGGATGGTTATGACAACAGACTGCGACCTGGGTTTGGAGGTATTTCAGCCTAAAGGCTTGCTCCCAAAGccttatatattaaaataaatgaagggCTTTGTGCTAGACTATTTCTGTGCAACTTGTCTTATTGTGTACATTCTTAATTACTGTTGCAGGTGGTGTTACAGAGGTGAAAACAGACATCTTTGTCACAAGCTTTGGACCTGTTTCAGATGTTGAAATGGTAAGATACTACTTCCCCTATTAGATGTATATGTGCTGACTGTGGAAGATAACAGCGCTTCAGTGACCACTGAATGCCTGCCTTATGGGCAATCTGCCATGAGACCATCTAATGAGCTTTAATCTGTTTGACCAGCTCTATAACTCCATTATTGATGGCCTCTAAATCAATATGACAACATGTCAGACAGAGCAAATGGCTGAATGGATTGATTAATGATTATCTGGGATGAGTGGCATCCATCATTGGCTCGTCATCTCTCCTCACCTTTCGCTGCAGTGGACTGGCAGCTGAAAGTTGAAATGGCTTTTCAGCATTATGCATGCTGGTGAAATAAAGTGACTGCACGACATTCAAATATCTACACTAAAAGTGAGAATTTTGCATTGTAGGTTTGTAGAACCTAAGGTCTATAAATGTCTACTAACATGTTCGGTTCATACGTCAGGAGTACACCATGGACATGTTCTTCCGTCAGATGTGGGTTGATGAGCGGCTGAAATTTGAAGGCCCTACTGAAATCCTGCGGCTGAATAACCGCATGGTAGACAAGATCTGGACACCAGATACTTTCTTTCGAAACTCCAGGAAGTCCATTTCCCATAACATGACCACACCCAACAAACTTTTCCGCATCATGCAGAATGGGACTGTCCTCTACACCATGAAGTAATTTTACATACTATACTTATTATTGTTACTTTTGTTGTATGCAGCTTTCTTTTTAGATGTGGACTGATTTCTGTTTGGCCTCTCACTGTTAGATTGACTATTAGCGCAGAGTGTCCGATGAGGCTAATGGACTTTCCCATGGACGGTCACGCCTGTCCTCTAAGGTTTGGAAGCTGTGAGTACATCAGATTTGTATCACaaacagagggaagggaggaatgtccagattcataaatatgaattaatgttttttttcagatgcATACACTAGCAGTGAAATTATGTTCACCTGGAGGAAGGGTCTAAAAGCATCCGTCGACTGTCCCAAGGAGTCCATGAGCCTTCTGCAGTATGATCTAGTGGGACAAACTTTGTCTAGTGAGattttcaaatcaaacacaggTAACACCATGCATTCAGTCCCCCGCCCCCAAACCCCTCCTCTGAAAATGACACTGTTACAGTCATAGATGCACTTAAAAATGTTATTGCAAAATGTTGTTGTGAGCTAATGAATCTGAGTGTAGATTTAGAAATTAGCGCCTTTAAACTCCGCACTAGTGTCCATTGCTCCCCCACAGTAGAGCCAGCATAAAAGCAAAGACTTCCTTGAGCAGCCATCTAAAATGCTTAAGTGGTCAGGCCCTAATGCATACGGTGTGCCTTAAAAAAGAACTATAGGGTTTAAAGCCCATGAATGCACcgacagggaggaaggatggagtggagtagtgtgtgtgtgtgtgtgtgtgtgtgtgtgtgtgtgtgtgtgtgtgtgtgtgtgtgtgcattttctcTTTTCCCCAGAAGAAGGAGAAGTGCTCTCCTGCTGTGAACCTAGCTGATTCCTGGAATAGAGAGGAAAAGGATGAGGCATGCTCTGAAACGTAGTGATGATACCCATTtagcaaacagaaaaagagggaaagagaaccTCTATGATGCAGCATGTTTTTTGGTCTGTGAATGTCTACATGCATGTGTTTAGACAGAGCAGGGCAGTGTTACGCATAGTGACACTGCATGCTCTCCTCCTGCCCCCTCCTCACtcgctccttcctcctcctcttgacTTTATTCCATTTCCAAATGTCTGCTGtgccctcctccttccctcttctccagttctcttcctcctttcctctttccctcttgtCTCTTCAGTGCTATCTTACAGTTTGTGGGCTATTCCAGTCCTAACAGCAGCAatacatctacagtatgtgtttctCAGCAGCTCCTCTGTTTCAAGGGCAGGCAAGGGCATCCGCTCTGTGTTACCCTGCTCTGTCCCTTGGGGTTGCTCTCTTCACACGTGCTGTTTATCTTGCAGGTCACTACTCTGTGCAGGTGGTCCATTTCCTCCTCCAGAGGAAGCTGGGATACTACCTTATACAGACGTATATCCCCCTTATCATGGTTGTTGTTCTGTCACAAGTCTCTTTCTGGATCAACAAGGAGTCTGTCCCTGCTCGCACAGTTGCTGGTATATGCCCTATCCCCACCAAATAATGTATACTAATAATGCTTGATATAATACATCTGTGgcatgtgtgttttaaaagtaGCCTAATGTCTTCCTCCAGGCATCACCACTGTGCTGACCATGACCACTTTGAGCATCAGTGCCCGTCAGTCACTTCCTAAAGTGGCTTATGCGACAGCCATGGATTGGTTCATTGCTGTGTGTTTTGCCTTTGTTTCGTCGGCTCTCGTGGAGTTTGCAGCGGTGAACTATTTTGCCACACTGCAGGCCAACCGTCTGAAGAAACTCAAATCCAGACAAGACAAACTTGAGGTTTTGGCTGCCGGAAGCGACGATGAAGACACAGTTTCGGTGAGCAACTGACTTTATGTGGATAATGTAAGATACATTCACAATTTCATATAAATTCTTCTAGAAtctgaatcacacacacatatacatatatacagtatatatatatatatatttatatatatatatatatatatatatatatatatatatatatatatatatatatatatatatatatatatatatatacatatatatgaacTATATGCACTGATAGGAAGTACCAGTgcaaatctaaaataaaataaaaacacagtttcacTTGTTTCTGGGATATGTACTGggataaatatacatatttacagcaCGATATAATGCTAAAATGGACAAACTATACAATAGTTGCAATAGGTGCAATTTGTTAACTTCCAGGTTAATTTATTGAGAGTATATATGAAAGCAACCTGTTCAGCAACGTCAGCTTTCGCTATCACTTGAAGGAGGGGTTTGATTTATATCGTATGACATCACAGTTACAATTACAGAGCTGATGTTGATGGAGAATGGAGATTCAAAGTCTCCTCAGTGTTGCAGAGTTTGATGCAGCGATGATGATGAACAAAGAGCCAACAGCTTCACACTCACATTTAGAGAGAGAAATCCTGTCTCAAATCGGAGGTCTTTTTCTATGCATTTCCAAGTAGTCACTCTGCCTCTTCCATTCTTCCCATTCAGGGCACACTACACATTAAATAGTAATATGTGCCGTTGTAGTGCTCTCATCTCTGGCTATATGCTTTATGCTAATACAGTAAGCCACCACAGCGTCCTCCTGGGATCTGTCTCACGTGTAGGGCTCATGGTTAGATGCTTTAAAAATAGCCTCAGTGTGAGAACAGAGAACAACTCCAGCACTATTCCCTGCATAATGTCCTCACCATCCTATGGGCATCCAGCAAACTACCTGCTGCTTTCTATAGGGATGTTGGCATGTCATTGAGAGAAAGCTCTCATGGGAAAAACATTACTTGCAACCTTGTATACATGACTCTCGCATGTTAAAATCACCATACATTTACTCGCTGGCTCATTAGTCCcctagtttttactttttactcctGACACTCTGATAACCTCAAACTAACCAGATCTCACCTTTGTCTGCTCTTTATCCAAATCATACTAGATGGACAGCAGCCCTCATGAAGGCCCGAAGAGGAGAAACCACTCAGTGTGTCGTAGTGTGCCAGGGGACACTCCGCCTGTGCCAATTTTCCTCCAGCAGGGCTCAGCTTTTCCACAGATCCCACAGCTGGCTGGTACCAGCCCCATTGACACGTACTCCCGCATCCTCTTCCCCCTGGCCTTCGCCCTCTTCAACCTCGTCTACTGGTTCAACTACCTTAGCAAAGACACCATGGAGAAGGCCAGGTACACTTGCCACATTCAATTATCATTGTGCATCACCATCTATCTTGTTGGTACATCTAAAAGTAAAGGCACAACAGAGtccagaaatttaaaaaatatagaatatcctCATTCATTAATTGTTCCTCCATTGTAGATTTTGGAGATTACAAAACAAATTGCTCCACACCTTTTTGGCGAGTGATGGATAATATTTAGAGGTTTGAAGTGGAAAACTGTTCAGTACTTAACAATAATTTGCAACATTTGAGAAAGGTCAtagaaaaatatacatttggAGATGCTGACATAAACATATAACATACTAGTGTTTTTATCTATGTTTACATCTTACTAGTAAGTGTCTCTTTTGGAGTTTAACCTTTCACCTTTTCAATCAAATGTGTCAAAGCAGCAGATCCAAAAAGCCATTCAtgcaaaaaagttttttaaaaaaaagaagaagaagaaagatgcGGAAATACATTTGAAGAGTTTCCAACATTCTTGTACAAATTAggtaaaaaggagagaaaaaatctGACAATGGCCAAAGATGTTTATGCATATTTGTATCTAAAATAGCCACAAACCTGTCTCGCTCTGTTCTAATTACGATAGCTTCAGTGGAACAATAACTACCCACAGTTTTTGTCAAAGACTTTTATCTAAGCAGTAAAGACATCAATAATTTCTAATGCTGAAACAGCCCCAGGAGTTGTaggcgaaaaaaaaaaaaaggaggcgaATGATGTTAGGTGGCGTTGTTGCTGCATTGACGCCAGCACTGTGGCTTttatcatcctcatcatcatagATTTACAATAGAAAAAGGGCCAGGCGCTCAGTTAatttgaagagaaaaaaatatacatcAAGCTTTCTGCTTTTATATAAGGCTTACCTGAGGGCTGGCAAAACCCCAGCCACTTTAATGCCAACACTGTTTCTCCATGGGGAGCAGGACTCACAGGCGAAATAAACCAGCACTTACTTTGTACATTAACCACATGAAAAAGTGACTATTCACTTTCCCGCTTATAAGTGAGCCACTTATAGAACACAAAGCTCCATGtccaagaaagaaagagagatacagtgcaaaagacagagaaaagagagagagatgggggtgagggagagagagagagagatgtgttaTGTAACACTGGGGAGTGCAAATCTGCTCATCATGCTACTCATGTTCCTGTCAGAGAATTtttatggttgttttgtttataaCCTTCTGCACAATAACGAGGGAGACAAGATGGAGAGCATGAGAACAGCTGCATCACATCTATTCCCTTTACATATTTTCACCACGTTCCTCGCTTGGTACTTTTGAAGAAGGCACTGAGAGGACAGGGAGCACAGTAACAGTTTCGGCTGTGCGGTGCACTGCAGATAGAGCGTCTAAGGCTGTGGAAAGAGACAGGTTTCTGTATACTCCTCTCACATTTTGTTGTGTTCTGGTCTTGCAGGGACGTAGATATAGGCTCTTAAAAACCAAGAGGACCTGGAAAAGGGCACGTGCAGCTGGCGAGACCTTCAGCATCCATCCAGCCTCACCTCGCTGCCCCCCTccacccatctctctctctttctctctctctgtgaacaAGCTCTCAGCATTTGCTCTGCTCTCATCTGACAGAGGAAATGAATCAGAAACTCATTTATTCTCCTGCTGCACATCTATTCATTTCACAGGCTGTGACCACTGCCCACTTGTGTTCTGATCAGTAGCTGAAGAGCTGCCCTTCACGGGCCTCAATCACTTTAAACCCTGCACGTACACAACAACTTCTCTTGCCCCGGACGGAGACAGAcgccacacacatacagtacacaatgACACTCAGGcacacacttagacacacacaaaccaagaAACACATCAAAAAGAAGTGGATGATATAATCTATGATGGCTGTAACTGGTGGTGATGCAACAGTGAACCAATGCTTTCAGAAGCCTGCCCTCTACAGAAGCACAGCTCCCACTACAACAAGATCAAAGGCAATTTAGAGGAGGTTCGCATCCCTCCTTACGGCTTCAAAAATGTACTCAAACCTGAGAAAATGAATTGTGGGATTGTGTTTTCCATCCCACCTTGCTGCTTTGGCACTCCAGTGCTCCCTTTGCATTTTCAGATCTACTGCAGGTCCTCTGAAAAGAGTGGGATAATACCCATGGGTGTTCCTGAcattaattttctatttttgtatggTTGGTTCATGGTTGTTTGGCACAGATGTTTGTATATCATGCACATACCTGTGATTAATTATTCTCTTTTTAGCCTTGTACCATGTCCAGTAGTTAATATGACAACTAAAGGAATAAACTTGCTGTTAACTTGACAGTCTGACCATTTTATTTCTAGAGTGCATTTTGTTGTTTGACCTTGTAAGAATATTGACAAACTTATCTGCCATGTGATGAACATGAGGAATAAAACGAGCCTACAATTAACAGTGTTGTTGTTCATTTCAATCCTGGCACAAACGCTTGTTTCTTCATTACGCACATCCACTTGTCCCTTTAATATTTTTCTCTGCAATGGAAACTGCTCATCCACCATCATCAGTCTCCACTCTTTGATCTTGGGCAGGCTGCACGCATGCGCCCCTCATTGGCTCCTCTGCACTGTCTGGAGTAAGTTGGATGTGCGATCTCCTCACTCGCATCCCGAAACCGCCTCAAACACTGTTGCGATGGGGAGGATCAGGAAAAATCACTTTGGGATTTTGACTTTTTCCTTACTCGTGACTTTTGTCTGGGCTCAAAGGTAACCGTTTTGCATGTCTGTGTCCCTTGCCTTGCATGCCATGTAGCCGTGTTGAAGCGCGCCTGCCGTGTGATATTAATAAGCTTATTTCTGC encodes:
- the nudcd2 gene encoding nudC domain-containing protein 2, with protein sequence MSVHFDERSGVVPSQTPWGSWYQTMEEVFIEVNVPHGTSAKEVKCHLGSRDIELLVKGKEIIKGKLFETTVSDEATWTLEDKSLIQIVLMKTNREAGNCWSSLLEGEYCASAWVQDQMQRKLTLERFQRENPGFDFSGAEISGNFAGGGPDFSSLQK
- the gabra6a gene encoding gamma-aminobutyric acid receptor subunit alpha-6a; the encoded protein is MGILPLCPLFTFICWISLGNVYGNEKVFSDNITRILDRLLDGYDNRLRPGFGGGVTEVKTDIFVTSFGPVSDVEMEYTMDMFFRQMWVDERLKFEGPTEILRLNNRMVDKIWTPDTFFRNSRKSISHNMTTPNKLFRIMQNGTVLYTMKLTISAECPMRLMDFPMDGHACPLRFGSYAYTSSEIMFTWRKGLKASVDCPKESMSLLQYDLVGQTLSSEIFKSNTGHYSVQVVHFLLQRKLGYYLIQTYIPLIMVVVLSQVSFWINKESVPARTVAGITTVLTMTTLSISARQSLPKVAYATAMDWFIAVCFAFVSSALVEFAAVNYFATLQANRLKKLKSRQDKLEVLAAGSDDEDTVSMDSSPHEGPKRRNHSVCRSVPGDTPPVPIFLQQGSAFPQIPQLAGTSPIDTYSRILFPLAFALFNLVYWFNYLSKDTMEKARDVDIGS